One window of the Vigna radiata var. radiata cultivar VC1973A chromosome 1, Vradiata_ver6, whole genome shotgun sequence genome contains the following:
- the LOC106775408 gene encoding dihydropyrimidine dehydrogenase (NADP(+)), chloroplastic, whose amino-acid sequence MASLSMTQIRAWNWASGFGLNRAGKVQVGPSSRVGFKVFASETQATEPDLSVTVNGLHMPNPFVIGSGPPGTNYTVMKRAFDEGWGAVIAKTVSLDAAKVINVTPRYARLRAGANGSAKGEIIGWENIELISDRPLETMLKEFKQLKEEYPDRILIASIMEEYNKAAWEELIDRVEQTGVDAIEINFSCPHGMPERKMGAAVGQDCALLEEVCGWINAKATVPVWAKMTPNITDISQPARVSLSSGCEGVSAINTIMSVMGINLNTLRPEPCVEGYSTPGGYSAKAVHPIALGKVMTIAKMMKSEFDSDNYSLSAIGGVETGGDAAEFILLGANTVQVCTGVMMHGYGLVKKLCLELKDFMKKHNFTTIEDFRGVSLDYFTTHTELVRRQQEAIQKRKAIKKGLQSDKDWTGDGFVKESESMVSN is encoded by the exons ATGGCATCTTTGAGCATGACCCAGATCAGAGCATGGAATTGGGCATCTGGGTTTGGCTTGAATCGGGCTGGGAAGGTTCAGGTTGGTCCCAGCAGCAGAGTTGGATTTAAGGTGTTTGCTTCAGAGACTCAGGCTACAGAGCCTGATCTTAGCGTCACTGTCAATGGGTTGCACATGCCCAACCCCTTTGTTATTGGCTCAGGTCCTCCAGGGACCAATTACACTGTCATGAAGAGGGCCTTTGATGAAGGTTGGGGTGCTGTGATTGCAAAAACT GTCTCACTTGATGCTGCAAAAGTTATAAATGTAACTCCTAGATATGCCCGTTTACGGGCAGGTGCAAATGGCTCTGCAAAAGGAGAAATTATTGGGTGGGAAAACATAGAACTTATCAGTGATAGGCCACTTGAAACCATGTTGAAAGAATTCAAGCAATTGAAAGAAGAGTATCCAGACAGAATTCTGATTGCTTCGATCATGGAGGAGTACAATAAGGCTGCTTGGGAGGAGCTTATCGATCGAGTCGAGCAAACTGGAGTT GATGCAATCGAAATAAATTTCTCATGTCCTCATGGTATGCCAGAACGCAAAATGGGTGCTGCTGTTGGCCAAGATTGTGCTCTTCTGGAAGAGGTTTGTGGATGGATAAATGCTAAAGCCACAGTTCCTGTTTGGGCTAAGATGACTCCCAATATAACTGATATTTCACAG CCAGCAAGGGTTTCTCTAAGTTCAGGATGTGAGGGAGTATCTGCCATAAATACAATCATGAGTGTCATGGGAATCAATCTCAATACATTACGTCCAGAGCCTTGTGTTGAGGG GTACTCAACTCCTGGGGGGTATTCTGCAAAGGCAGTCCACCCCATAGCCCTTGGGAAGGTGATGACAATTGCAAAGATGATGAAGTCAGAGTTTGACAGTGATAACTATTCACTTTCTGCCATTGGTGGTGTTGAGACAGGTGGAGATGCAGCTGAATTTATTCTTCTTGGGGCAAACACTGTTCAG GTGTGCACTGGGGTTATGATGCATGGCTATGGTCTTGTGAAGAAACTATGTCTTGAGCTTAAAGACTTCATGAAAAAGCACAATTTCACAACAATAGAAGACTTCAGAGG GGTTTCTCTTGATTACTTTACTACTCACACTGAGTTGGTGAGAAGGCAGCAAGAAGCAATTCAGAAGAGGAAAGCCATAAAGAAAGGCTTGCAATCTGACAAAGACTGGACTGGAGATGGTTTTGTGAAAGAAAGTGAAAGTATGGTATCTAACTGA